A part of Timaviella obliquedivisa GSE-PSE-MK23-08B genomic DNA contains:
- the glyQ gene encoding glycine--tRNA ligase subunit alpha — protein MNFQSVIATLHQFWSDRNCIIVQPYDTEKGAGTMSPHTFLRAIGPEPWAVAYVEPCRRPTDGRYGENPNRYQSYYQYQVLIKPSPENIQDIYLDSLRALGIRPEDHDIRFVEDNWESPTLGAWGVGWEVWLDGMEVTQFTYFQQCGGIDCRPVSIEITYGLERLTMYLQEVDAFTKIQWNEQVTYGDVHLQGEIEHSIYNFEASNAEMLFNLFGLYEQEARQLIEKKLVLPAQDYVLKCSHTFNLLDARGVISVTERTRYIGRIRTLARHIAGLYLGQREELGFPLLKDNEGKAA, from the coding sequence GTGAATTTCCAATCGGTTATTGCTACGTTGCATCAGTTCTGGAGCGATCGCAACTGCATCATTGTTCAGCCCTACGATACAGAAAAGGGGGCTGGTACAATGAGTCCACATACTTTTCTACGGGCTATTGGACCAGAGCCTTGGGCTGTAGCATATGTTGAACCTTGTCGTAGACCTACAGATGGACGATATGGGGAAAATCCAAACCGTTATCAATCCTATTATCAGTACCAAGTTTTAATTAAGCCTTCGCCTGAGAACATTCAAGACATTTATCTAGACTCGTTGCGGGCTTTAGGAATTCGTCCTGAAGACCACGACATTCGATTTGTAGAAGATAATTGGGAATCACCGACGTTAGGAGCTTGGGGGGTAGGGTGGGAGGTCTGGCTAGATGGAATGGAGGTGACTCAGTTTACCTATTTTCAGCAGTGCGGTGGAATTGATTGTCGCCCAGTGTCTATTGAAATCACGTATGGGCTAGAGCGATTAACGATGTATTTGCAGGAGGTCGATGCTTTTACTAAGATTCAATGGAACGAGCAGGTGACCTATGGCGATGTTCATCTTCAAGGAGAGATTGAACACTCTATTTATAACTTTGAGGCATCAAACGCAGAGATGCTGTTCAACTTGTTCGGTCTATATGAACAGGAAGCAAGACAGCTAATTGAGAAGAAATTAGTTTTGCCTGCTCAAGATTATGTATTGAAGTGCTCTCATACCTTTAACTTATTAGATGCTAGAGGTGTCATTTCTGTGACAGAGCGAACACGCTATATCGGGCGAATTCGTACTTTGGCGCGACACATAGCTGGGCTATATTTGGGACAGCGAGAAGAGCTAGGATTTCCACTACTAAAAGATAATGAAGGAAAAGCTGCTTAG